A genomic stretch from Desulfohalobium retbaense DSM 5692 includes:
- a CDS encoding SidJ-related pseudokinase, whose product MTTECPAQAFASLRRCHSDPAGVYMGLKRLNEAVRQAPESVEDLVVEHIVALLASPKFATQSKAFFIFREATQTLALLVRFGTPHIRQQALLALQRCVFAGQGTSRHAAAEAAGALPLNLAGPSPESFVSGCAGVYPPDRIPGGGEGERRGPWRWAGRSLWAPMRDGRVFVCKCLRRGGHPETLYREAAWLNWLSTSMAEQFGVFGLETVDGHPLFELDLSKETGVPPDIGSKPACLGFWAPARYFAYLNAPWEGKLDLKRCGRGLRRCAYELGLLAGYGVVHTDPIALFHNQIQYWRRGDGGRYQWYRGGRLDQWLASCRHPNLGLDGLRDFEHLVPCTGGGRRFFHALGDHFLSLALVAGSCFRFQAPERVGTVGSGEPVDTRDLFDAEMLAEWLEGCFFSYYAGFTQKTSYQGQCPIPVARIARELVEAFGRDLHMVEILRQQDLEYMGREGVLAYLSARGVEQGEANRLWERGEEIPVASGPHLGEFNSRLNTPALLDYVAQAAALCVAGRYLEEQWGAWPDPLLYGAAATPAVPSARAAGNWMGL is encoded by the coding sequence ATGACAACTGAATGTCCAGCCCAGGCCTTTGCATCGCTACGGCGCTGTCACAGCGACCCGGCAGGTGTCTATATGGGGCTCAAACGGCTCAACGAGGCTGTGCGGCAGGCTCCCGAATCCGTTGAGGATCTCGTTGTCGAACACATCGTGGCGCTTTTGGCCTCACCGAAATTCGCAACCCAGTCCAAAGCCTTCTTTATTTTTCGCGAGGCCACCCAGACCTTGGCCCTTCTGGTGCGGTTCGGGACGCCGCATATCCGGCAGCAGGCCCTGCTGGCATTGCAGCGGTGTGTTTTTGCCGGACAGGGAACGTCGCGCCACGCAGCGGCCGAGGCCGCCGGCGCCTTGCCCTTGAATCTGGCGGGGCCGTCCCCCGAATCGTTCGTCTCCGGCTGCGCCGGTGTCTATCCCCCTGACCGAATCCCCGGCGGTGGCGAGGGAGAGCGCCGGGGGCCGTGGCGCTGGGCAGGGCGCAGTCTGTGGGCGCCGATGCGCGACGGGCGGGTCTTCGTCTGCAAGTGCCTGCGCCGAGGTGGGCACCCGGAAACTTTGTATCGCGAGGCCGCTTGGCTGAACTGGCTGTCCACGTCAATGGCGGAGCAATTTGGCGTTTTTGGACTCGAGACGGTGGACGGGCATCCGCTCTTTGAACTCGATCTGTCCAAGGAGACAGGAGTGCCACCTGATATCGGTTCAAAACCGGCCTGTCTCGGATTTTGGGCTCCGGCCCGGTATTTTGCGTACCTCAATGCCCCCTGGGAGGGAAAGCTGGATCTAAAGCGATGTGGCAGGGGGCTGCGTCGCTGTGCCTATGAACTCGGTCTGCTCGCCGGGTATGGCGTGGTCCATACCGATCCCATTGCGCTTTTCCACAATCAGATCCAGTACTGGCGCCGCGGCGATGGCGGCCGCTACCAATGGTATCGGGGCGGGCGACTTGATCAATGGCTGGCTTCTTGCCGACACCCGAATCTGGGGTTGGATGGACTGCGTGATTTTGAGCATCTGGTTCCTTGCACAGGGGGAGGGCGACGTTTTTTCCACGCCTTGGGTGACCATTTCCTGAGTCTGGCCCTGGTGGCGGGCAGCTGTTTCCGGTTTCAGGCTCCTGAGCGGGTGGGCACGGTGGGCAGCGGTGAACCGGTCGACACCCGCGATCTTTTTGACGCCGAGATGTTGGCCGAGTGGTTGGAGGGGTGTTTTTTTTCGTATTATGCGGGCTTTACGCAAAAGACGAGCTATCAAGGGCAGTGTCCGATTCCGGTGGCGCGGATAGCCCGGGAATTGGTTGAGGCCTTTGGGCGCGACCTCCATATGGTGGAAATCTTGCGCCAACAAGACCTGGAATATATGGGCCGGGAGGGCGTGTTGGCCTACCTGAGCGCTCGAGGCGTCGAACAGGGAGAAGCCAACCGGCTCTGGGAACGCGGTGAGGAGATCCCGGTTGCCAGCGGGCCGCATCTCGGCGAGTTCAACAGCCGGCTCAATACCCCGGCCTTGTTGGATTATGTGGCCCAGGCAGCCGCGTTGTGCGTGGCTGGGCGTTATCTCGAAGAGCAATGGGGGGCCTGGCCTGATCCCCTTTTGTACGGCGCGGCTGCAACACCGGCTGTGCCATCGGCGAGGGCGGCAGGGAACTGGATGGGGCTTTAA
- the htpG gene encoding molecular chaperone HtpG, whose product MSEQHSEQYEFKAEIKKLLDIIIHSLYTHKEIFLRELISNASDALDKARFEQSRSTEMASADAELAITITTDAEGKRLTITDSGIGMDKDEVVDNIGTIAHSGSAEFLRKVAEDQAQPDNIIGQFGVGFYSVFMVAAEVTLTSRSHHPDAKPVRWHSDGLGSYTIEELDEDLPRGTSIEIVLREGEEEYAEKERIEAIIKRHSNFISFPIFVDGEKVNTIPALWREPRFNVKKEQYTEFYKFLTYDTEEPFETLHISVDAPVQFNALLFIPQKSPMLFDVNNIEYGLDLYVRRVLIQRENKELLPQYLGFIKGVVDTEDLPLNISRENIQENVLIRKIAANIHKQILDRLLKIASNEPERYEQFWREHNKLFKLAYAQFEHQDKIKDLVRFNSSHCEDASGLVSLQDYVERMPEGQNEIYYISGQSREAIESSPHLEILKRKNLEVLYLFEPIDEFVLESLRAYGEHAFVAAEHADPAQLEAISSDEEESKEELTEEEQRDIDGLLKAMQDILGDRVTEVRSSKRLHNSPACLVNPDGGMSSQMQKIMHLVNKDESIPQKVLEINPQHQLTRNLLHIYQQEGSNDFIRKTTEQLFESALLLEGYLNDPHALVNRTFELLQQSSGWYAEAHQKE is encoded by the coding sequence ATGAGCGAGCAGCACAGTGAACAATACGAATTCAAAGCGGAAATCAAGAAACTGCTGGATATCATCATCCACTCCCTTTACACCCACAAGGAAATCTTTCTCAGGGAGCTTATTTCCAATGCCTCCGACGCCCTGGACAAGGCCCGGTTTGAACAAAGCCGCTCAACAGAGATGGCCAGCGCCGATGCTGAACTCGCCATCACCATTACCACAGATGCGGAGGGGAAACGGCTGACCATTACGGACTCTGGCATCGGGATGGATAAAGACGAGGTCGTAGACAATATCGGGACCATCGCCCATTCCGGCTCAGCCGAATTTTTGCGCAAGGTCGCCGAAGATCAGGCCCAGCCGGACAATATCATCGGCCAATTCGGTGTCGGATTCTATTCCGTATTTATGGTCGCCGCCGAAGTCACCCTTACCAGCCGCTCCCACCATCCGGATGCCAAGCCGGTCCGCTGGCACTCCGACGGCTTGGGCAGCTACACCATCGAGGAACTTGACGAGGACCTGCCCCGCGGGACGAGCATCGAAATCGTTCTGCGCGAAGGAGAAGAAGAGTACGCGGAGAAAGAACGCATCGAAGCGATCATCAAACGCCACTCGAATTTCATCTCCTTTCCCATTTTCGTCGACGGGGAAAAGGTCAACACCATCCCGGCCTTATGGCGCGAACCGCGCTTCAACGTCAAAAAAGAACAATACACTGAATTCTATAAGTTCCTGACCTACGACACCGAAGAACCGTTCGAGACCCTGCATATTTCCGTCGACGCCCCGGTCCAGTTCAACGCCCTGCTCTTTATCCCCCAGAAAAGCCCCATGCTTTTCGATGTCAATAACATCGAATATGGGCTTGATCTCTATGTCCGGCGGGTTCTTATCCAACGGGAAAACAAGGAACTCCTGCCGCAATATCTTGGATTTATCAAGGGGGTGGTGGACACCGAGGATCTGCCCCTCAACATCTCCCGGGAGAACATCCAGGAGAATGTCCTGATCCGCAAGATCGCGGCCAATATCCACAAACAGATCCTCGACCGCTTGTTGAAAATCGCCAGCAACGAGCCCGAACGCTACGAGCAATTCTGGCGGGAACACAACAAACTGTTCAAACTTGCCTACGCCCAGTTTGAACACCAAGACAAGATCAAGGACCTGGTCCGCTTCAATTCCTCCCACTGCGAGGACGCCTCGGGCCTCGTCTCTCTGCAGGACTACGTCGAGCGCATGCCCGAAGGGCAAAACGAAATCTACTACATTTCCGGGCAAAGCCGTGAGGCCATCGAATCCAGTCCCCACCTGGAAATTCTGAAACGCAAGAATCTCGAAGTCCTCTATCTTTTCGAACCCATCGACGAGTTCGTCCTTGAATCTCTGCGCGCCTACGGTGAACATGCCTTTGTTGCCGCTGAGCATGCTGACCCGGCCCAGTTGGAGGCCATCAGCAGTGATGAAGAGGAGTCCAAAGAGGAACTGACCGAAGAGGAACAGCGCGACATCGACGGTCTGCTCAAGGCCATGCAGGACATCCTTGGCGACCGGGTCACCGAGGTCCGCAGTTCCAAGCGGCTCCACAACAGCCCGGCCTGTCTCGTGAACCCAGATGGAGGCATGTCCTCGCAGATGCAGAAGATCATGCACCTCGTCAACAAGGACGAATCGATCCCGCAAAAGGTCCTGGAAATCAATCCCCAGCACCAGCTGACACGCAATCTGCTGCACATCTATCAGCAGGAAGGCAGCAACGACTTTATCCGCAAGACCACGGAGCAATTGTTCGAATCCGCCTTGCTCCTCGAAGGGTACCTGAATGACCCGCACGCTCTGGTCAACAGGACCTTCGAACTGCTCCAGCAGTCCAGCGGCTGGTACGCCGAAGCCCACCAGAAAGAGTAG
- a CDS encoding molybdopterin-dependent oxidoreductase translates to MDPSRICTACTLDCPDTCSLLAVREGHRLTVRGNPAHPYTQGFVCGKIHSWLRRLWAPNRIREPLLRQGDRWQPISWTAALDLCAEHLQWTLQREAIMVHLQGEAGRGVLHAACKRFFQSLDAISPAGSLCDSAGIAACETDFGSLEHNDIRELETARTIINWGKDLSRSSVHTAALVRRAKRNGAQVTTISPGGDGNRAFSDRYIRIAPDSDRFVAAAVLKRVLELDPSCRRRLEAASQGSAYLAWLEAMSWEALLGQTGCGPEELEHLARLYADGPVVSLLGWGMQRYRHGGENVRAINALAYASGQIGIPGGGSYFNIGSMRHLPLDWLYPEAPAPRQPFRWSEVGRALSRMRPEYVWIAGSNVVNQAPESKRTAEALRRSRFTVVVDGFMTDTAQCADLVLPAALMLEQSEIVGSCLHDGVQLSRQVLPPPGQARSDYSIIRALSERLRPDAPLPEEDACLTTTLQHSPSLPEQAWNVMQRQGFVIGDHPRLAFAGGKTAHFDGRFHCLPSCSPPIPCDPAYPLRFITAVRRDSVHSQIGQEEQGTPEVWLGPDSPVWKEIAPGQQARLVSPLGVLRVRCVPSRDLHPDAVLYRRGDWMSLGGGANQLIESQTTDLGGGTAYYEQRVRLEPLHDN, encoded by the coding sequence GTGGACCCGTCTCGTATCTGCACTGCGTGCACACTTGATTGTCCGGACACCTGTTCCCTGCTGGCAGTTCGTGAAGGCCACCGGCTGACAGTGCGGGGCAATCCAGCTCACCCGTATACCCAGGGTTTTGTCTGCGGCAAGATCCACAGCTGGCTTCGGCGCTTGTGGGCTCCCAATCGGATCAGGGAACCCCTCTTACGCCAGGGCGACCGGTGGCAGCCGATTTCATGGACAGCGGCGCTGGATCTTTGCGCCGAGCACCTCCAGTGGACGCTACAGCGCGAGGCTATAATGGTTCACCTGCAGGGCGAAGCCGGGCGCGGTGTGCTGCATGCGGCTTGCAAGCGGTTTTTTCAGTCCCTGGACGCGATTTCTCCTGCCGGGTCTTTGTGTGACAGCGCCGGAATCGCCGCCTGTGAAACGGATTTTGGGAGCTTGGAACACAACGATATTCGCGAACTGGAGACAGCCCGGACTATCATCAATTGGGGCAAGGACTTGTCTCGTAGTTCCGTGCATACCGCAGCCCTGGTGCGCCGGGCGAAACGCAACGGTGCCCAGGTGACGACCATCTCTCCTGGAGGGGACGGCAATCGGGCGTTTTCGGACCGTTATATCCGTATTGCACCGGACAGTGACCGGTTTGTGGCCGCGGCGGTACTCAAGCGGGTCCTGGAACTCGACCCCTCGTGCAGGCGGCGGCTGGAGGCGGCCTCACAAGGCAGCGCTTACCTCGCTTGGCTCGAAGCGATGTCCTGGGAGGCGCTTCTCGGACAGACGGGGTGCGGGCCCGAAGAGCTTGAACATCTGGCCCGGCTGTATGCCGACGGCCCGGTGGTTTCGCTTTTGGGCTGGGGTATGCAGCGTTATCGCCATGGGGGAGAGAATGTCAGGGCCATCAACGCCCTGGCCTATGCTTCCGGGCAGATCGGCATCCCGGGCGGGGGGAGTTATTTCAACATCGGTTCCATGCGCCATTTGCCCCTGGATTGGCTGTATCCCGAGGCGCCAGCACCCCGACAGCCGTTTCGCTGGAGCGAGGTGGGGCGGGCGCTGTCGCGTATGCGGCCGGAGTATGTCTGGATCGCAGGCAGCAATGTGGTCAATCAGGCCCCGGAATCGAAGCGCACGGCTGAGGCCTTGCGCCGCTCCCGGTTCACCGTTGTTGTGGATGGATTTATGACCGATACGGCCCAGTGTGCTGATCTTGTTCTGCCCGCGGCGCTCATGCTCGAACAGAGCGAGATCGTGGGCTCCTGTTTGCACGACGGCGTGCAATTGTCGCGGCAGGTCCTGCCCCCGCCGGGGCAGGCGCGCAGCGATTACTCCATTATCCGGGCCCTGAGCGAGCGTCTGCGGCCTGACGCCCCCCTTCCTGAAGAAGATGCCTGCCTGACAACGACGTTACAGCACAGTCCTTCTCTCCCGGAGCAGGCCTGGAACGTGATGCAGCGCCAGGGCTTCGTGATCGGGGACCATCCTCGTCTGGCCTTTGCCGGGGGGAAAACGGCCCACTTTGACGGCCGCTTTCATTGCCTGCCCTCGTGTTCGCCGCCCATCCCTTGTGATCCGGCCTATCCCTTGCGGTTCATTACCGCTGTCCGTCGCGATTCGGTCCATTCGCAGATTGGACAAGAAGAACAGGGCACGCCTGAGGTCTGGCTTGGGCCGGACTCCCCGGTCTGGAAGGAGATCGCCCCAGGTCAGCAGGCGCGACTGGTCTCTCCGCTGGGTGTCTTGCGTGTGCGTTGCGTTCCATCCAGAGATCTCCACCCCGATGCGGTTTTGTATCGCCGCGGAGATTGGATGTCGCTTGGCGGCGGTGCCAACCAATTGATCGAATCCCAGACCACCGACCTGGGTGGCGGCACGGCGTATTATGAACAGCGGGTTCGGCTGGAGCCTCTCCATGACAACTGA